In the genome of Myripristis murdjan chromosome 21, fMyrMur1.1, whole genome shotgun sequence, the window GCCCCTAGGGACGTAACAAcaaacaccaccacaccacaATTACCAGCACAGGGCACGGACAAGGCTGTGAAAATACAGCATACATTTTAGACCACTGTTTTTTCCTGAGGATTGTGATCTTTCTGTCCAGACCTTGGCACAGATGACTAACAAGAGAAATATCCCAGAGATTCTGGGCCGACTAGTGTCTCAGCCGAGTCGTCCCCCGACGAGGAAGAAGAGACAGACAACTGAAGAAGACAAATCATGTAAGATACAGTGCAGCAGATTGCACACTCTTCAAGCTCTTACAAACCTGTATTAGGCTAGTTATTGCAATACAGTTTACTAAAGAGCAAGATTAAGTAATCCCCTAAAAGTGATTCATTCCATCTCCAGTATCAGTGTGACAAAGgcctcattttaaaataattttcatttgctgtGATGTTTCTCATATCTCTACGCTCAATTGTAACAAAGAACCAAGCGCGGAAAAAAAATAAGCTGTGTTTGACAACCAAGACCGATGTCAGCAGGTACTTGTCAAGGCTGGTTTGACAGTGGCTGTTCAACATGCTCAGATGGTGCAATAAGATAATGCTTCAGTAAAGTGCATAatttatgtacagtatgtgagcACTGAGAGTCTTCCCTGCTGCTTTTAGAGCTGATGGTATGAAGATGTAAACTGTCAGGTCCAGTGGCAATCATTATTTCAGGACCAATATTTACATCTCTGCTCACAATGCTTATGGAATTCATCAGACAGAAAAGcgaaggaaaaggagaaagagttGGGGGGAGTGGGACATAACCATGAAAAGAGCAAAAGTCAGAACCTCGTGAAGAACCTTGATGAACTGATGATTGCCTCTTCAACggatttttaaacacatttacacttttcTTTGTCCCAGTTTCCCAGCCTTGCCTACATATGTTGGCAAACACCAGCAGGAAGACCTTTCAGAAAGGTACAGTATACTACAGTATAAAATATCCAGGCTCATATCAGCGACATTATTTCTACTGATTTAGGATTCTTTTACATGTTTGCTGACAAAATATAATGTTTTTGTTAAGACTATGACTCGGAGCTACACACAGGCATTCCCTGGATGGCAGGGCTGATAAGAGGCTCTGCGCTGGAAGTAGTGGGAGACACAATGGTTGTCGTAGAAGAAGGTTACTTCTTTGTCTACAGTCAGGTACATTTCTCTGCTGTCATTTCCTGGCCTTTACACAGGGGGGTGCTGCTGGATTGCATGGCAATCACCGGACTTTACAACATGTCTAAATAAAGTGCAGAAAAAGGATGTGCTGGGTCCATGCTTATGATCGTCTGAGAGACATTCAAATAATGtcagattaaaatttaaaaaacggATATAATAGAAGttattcatgtatgtgtgttaaaCAAAGTGCAATATAATATGTTGTCTGCAAAATCTGTCAGGATCCTACAATTGTCTCTGACAGCTGTACCCTGTCTGGGCTCAGGTCTACTACTACAAGGACAGCACCTTTGCCATGGGTCATGTGGTGATCCGTAGGAAGAGGAACGTGGTGGGAGACGAGCCTCAGCAAGTTGTCCTGTTCCGCTGCGTGCAGAACATGAACCCTGTCTACCCTTTCAACACCTGCTACACAGGAGGTGAGCCTCGGTTATTGTCATGTCCAGCTATGTTTGCCCTTTGTACAATGGCTGTTACACAAGGTCAGTTTGTCTTTTCCCCTTTAGTCCtgctctagtttgtgtgtgtaccgACATGTGGTAGCCTATGGGTGAACGTGTGTATGGTTGGATATAGATGATTGGGTTTGCAAATGCGTTTCTCTAGTTGTcttgtgtaaaacaaacaaacaagaaaaaaaattagcacTTCAGGGTCTTAATTATCATGTTGCATCCTACCTTCAGGTATTGTAAAGCTTGAAGCTGGGGATCATTTGGAGCTGCTGATCCCCCGATCCACAGCCAACGTGTCCCTGTATGGAGACTCCACCTTCCTGGGGGCCTTCAAGCTGGCTTGAACTATGTCACCTCACCTTGTACCCAGGGAAACGGGGCCACCACTGTTGGGACATTGTctcaatgagagagagagaagtgtgagGACCATGGCACAGTGCTGGTGATTCTGTATGAATTCATATGCTGTTACAAGAACACAACAAGCACTCGCTGAATGAAAGATCATGCGACTCTTAAACTTTTTggtgatggtgttttttttttgttttttttttctttttttcggtGCCCCCACTTGATCAGCTTGGgatgatatatatatagggATATATAATATGAGGGGGTGGCATCGTCCTTGTTCATATAAAATGCATGCCTCTTGTTAGctacagctctgtgtgttcatttttacCACATATTATCATAAAATATTGCTGGCTGCTCCACACGCTCTCAGAAAAGCAGCTGCAATGCTGAGTAATTTTGGTTTTAATCAAAGAAAACATGCTCATTAGTTGACCTGCCAAGTAAGAGATGTGTGTGATATCACTGTTGTACTCTTTTGAGTGAAATGATGTATAATCAGTAAATATAGTGACgatttcctctttcctcctgcaCACAGCAGTAGCATCACTATGtccagtactcgagttgaggggggatgagggtggatggcatgaaataaaaaacggtctgaaataaaaacggtcaaaatcatccaccctgtaaaactaccatcctcccttttcatcaagtgaaaaaaattgaccatcccccctgattttttttttttttacaactcgactactgacTATGTCACAGAATTACAAAGGCTGACCTtttaatttgtatattttttagaTGCATAAACGAGAGTGGCCTGGATTAATAGTTTCCCCCCGAATGCTGTAGTGTGAGCTCTGTGTACCTGTAACCAATATTTCCTATGAAATTCCTATGATTTGAAAATTCAGATGcaataaagtcacaaaaatcCTGCACAAGAGATGACATCATCTCTGATCTGGGTGGAGGGCCTAGTTCCATGTTCGGCCACTAGAGGGAGAGCGTTTGACAGCAGAAACTTGTCAGCTAACAAGACTGCAGGTTGTGAGAAGATGAGCAGGAACACGGGGAAAAAAGCAGGTAAAAGTCACGGTTTCAGTCTAGAGCCAAgatttagacacacacaaacatgaggcATCGTTGTCTGCACAGTCAAGGGAATTGTAGACTGAAGGCAAACCGCTTGAAGACacgaaacagagagagaaacatagcCTGCTAAGTTAGCTAGAAAATGTTTCCGTTGAGCCTGATATTCAGCTTTTGATGCTGTTGAAGTACACCTGTCGATgatagcacttttcaaacctCTTCTCAAACATTCCCCAAACCAATTTAACAAAAAATTCAGGAATGTTTTCCTACGAGAACAACGAGCACTTTCCCTGTATCCGCAAATTGTATTTGTTCAAATCTGTCTAGCAAACTCCACCTGGCAGTTCAAACAATTTACTGAGTCAAAAATAAATCTAATGGGTTTAACACTTGCTTTGTGACTGGTCGTGTTCAGCATGatagcatgatttttttttttttttttttttttttttttgtaccattccCCTTGTAatgtctcttctctttctcaacTTAATATGTACTGTTCAAAGTGACCTCTTTTCTTCAATGGGTTTAAATTGCCACGTGATTATGATGTTGTAGTCTTATCAATGCAGTGGAGACCTGCTGAAGAACTGCTGTTATGTGGCAGACCTTATTTTGATTGGTGTTTTTTATCCCTTGACCATATCCAAATATAACTTGTgacattcatattcataaaaacTGACATACATGTAGCTGAGCCAAATGACCCAGTTATTGTGATGGCATTGGGAATTTAGCAGGAATAGTTTACACTGATTGGCTGTGGTTGTACGGTTAGCCACAGCAGTccaagaagagggagagggttATTAGCAGTTGCCTGAACAGTCATTGTGGCCATGAATTAACATcccactgacttttttttatctgatgtCTTGGTGGATCTTAGATAACAGCCTACTGATTCATAcagggaagacaaaaaaaaaagaaagaaaggaatggACACTGATTTGGGTACGTAGTGAGGAATGGACTTGTCCTCCAGCTGAAGTCGGAGCTGCTCAAATGAAAGCGTTTGTAAATTTAAGATCCAAGATCGAGATCCGGTTAAAACTGCCAGTGCCAAGCAAGAAATGAAACGTCCAAGGTTTTTGGCTCAGTTCGAGATTAAAATAATCACACTAATGCATTGCAGCTAATTGGCTAGCCTTCATCAGGAACAAAGGAACTCCTTATCATTTCTGCAAGACAGCAGGGAGAGTAGGGATCCATAAGTGGAAGTGACACCTTGGGAATTGATAGTTAATTGCCAGTGTTTTTGAATATTGACACAAAGTCAttatcagttatttatttatttattcactcattttCCCTAGATTTCTTGCTTtgatttggaaaaagaaaaaaaaaaaaaccaaacgcGTAGGATATCTTTAAAGATCTGCAACAACTGGGTCAATTTGCAAGACTTACAATTCAAATATTTTGTGCAGCTTGGCAGCAGGCATATGAGGACAAGTCTTTGTGTTTTCACCCAGACGTATTCTCTGCCTGTGCTGGGCAgtctacctctctctttctctctctctctgtatctctaaCTCACACTCAagcacacccacaaacacatccaTGCCTTCTGTCTGCAGGggcaaagagtgagagaaagcaCAGTGGGTGGTCACGTCTTTGCTGGGCATTTTGCCCTTGGAGTCATGGCTCCATTtgacagggagagagtgggGGAGGGAGGACAAGACTTAGAGAAATAGCAGACTGAGGAAGAAAGATTTCAAATGGCCTAAATGGAAGGCAGTGGCCATtaatggaaagagagagtgggtgagagagaggggatgagagagaggctgtgaagCAAAAGCAGATATAGAGAGGAGGCCAGGGCCAGCGAACTACAACCATGGGAGTCGGGGAAGCTCTTTGATGGTCTGGTAAACAGAGCAGGCGGCTGTACAAACACCAAtcgagaaagagagggaggaggagggcgagagaAGAGGGAAGCAGGGGACCGGTCCCTCCTATAATGGGTGAATGTGTCAAGCACGAtgctcccccctccctctgggCCAGAAATGTCTTTGTGTGGTGCCATGGCGACGGCTGGTGTGTTGGCGGAAGCTGATGTCATTGTGGGCTCGGCTCGCACAGAGAAGCCAGCGTCTGACCGGGGAATCAGGAAATGAGACCTGCTGTGTACACATGCTGGCACTGTGTATAGTTCACACACATGCTAAGAGCGCACACACTCATTGATGCattcaacaacagaaaaaaaaagtatatgcacatatattacAAACATAGGGGTGACACATATGCCTGGGAATCATCAGTCCCAGtcattcagtctctctctgttttattctctAGTTTTTCACGCCACATCactgcttttcttctttttttttcctgcttttataTGGGCCTTATATGTCCCCGTTTGCCTCCTACCCCCCCTTTTTGTAGGACAGGTCTGACTGATGACAGGGGCTAAAGGTGATCCCTGAATCCTGATTATAAAACCCAGCATGCTCTGCAGCACACAgccatgcacaagcacatgtgCACTATGGCTTTTCCAAATAGACATATGTGCACTCTCTTGCAGAATCTATGCCGTATTGCACTATACTGCACGGCTGTTCTGTGTACTTCTCCAGTATTTGGAGATTACTTTGATCTGCTGCAGTCAGCCCAAAGTAATCAGGCTGATCCAGAGCCCTCCAGCTCAACTGGCAAGGGTACTGCGTGGATTTCTCATTTAAGTGGGGATTTGGGCTCCAACAAACTGGCATGTACCATGTTTTACTCCAAATGCTAGACTGTGCTCTCTGCTTGCCATGCGGTAGATTTTGAATCGCTTCATTTCGATAATTCACGAATTGCTGATGGTAATCTGTGAAACGTGATGGATACAGTGGGATGCCAGGTTTTATTTGTGAGTTGTGTTTTAGCATTACCAATAGATCAGGGTTTAATGTTTTTCTCCCTTAACAACAAACTACATGGGATCTGCTAGAATATAAGCTGATCTATAATTCATATGGTTCTGCCTCTGCCTGGGATCAAACTGTGTTGTAATGACAGGCGTACACATtgcacgtgtgtctgtgtgtgtgtgtgcacgcgtgtatGTGTTGATGTGCGCTTGCGTCGTAGCAGCTCATCTTTATAAATAATGCTTTTCTCTCGCCTTTTGCTCAAGGCCTTTAGCCTGTtacagaggacagaaaaaaaaaatctaataacaTTGATGGCTGTATTATTTCTGAAAGCTTCACCATCAAAAACCTTGGAGTGATTTTGATTCTTGTCTGACATTCCAGTCTCATATCAAGGCTATTACCAAGACAGCATTTTTTCATCTTAGTAATATTGCCAAAATCCGACCTCTTCTATCATTGTGCAATGCTGAAATCGTAATCCATGCATTTGTATCTTCCAGATTGATTATTATAATGTCCTTTTCTCTGGATTTCCTAGTTATGTTACCAGAAAGCCTTCAGCTTgttcagaatgctgctgctagAATCTTACCAAAAACTAGGAAATGTGATGATATAACCCCCAATCTTGCCACCTCTTCACTGGTTACCAGTGCAAGCTAGAGCTGATTTTGAGGTTCTTCTTTTAAATTATAAGGCCTTGCATGGACTTGCACTGCACTACCTATCAGATATATAATTACACCATATACACCAGCACGCCCTCTTTGCTCTCTCCATGCTGCCCTCCTGGTAATTTTttcagttaacaaaaaaaatcagttggcTTCAGAGCATTTGTCTATGATGCCCCTTCTCGCCTGGCCTCCCATTACAAGTCAAAGAAGCACGCTCACTTGAAATCTTCAAATCAAGACTGAAAACCTTTATTCACTTCATTGCCCTACCCAAGCCTTGAACTTAATTGGGTCCAATGCCTTTTTAACATCCCTCATCACTGATATATTCAATGATGTATTcatgccattttatttattttttaaattgtaaagtgTGCtggtgttttaatgtgtttattttattttttatctgccTGATGGAGATGAATGATCAAACTGATGAATACAATTAGATGAATAATTTTATTTGAGGacaaaatggatggatggaagacggatctctgtctgtcttattAATCAAGCCCATGATAGTCACCAGGCTGAGAACTTAATGGAAGCATGGTATTATGTCTGAATTGTGCAGAAAAGTAGAGTACACTGAATGTGTTTCTTTTCCGAGACAGCTGGGTGTAGATGAAGTTCTGATCAGGTGAGCTATACAGCTAAAGAGAGACTTTAGACATATAATAACCAATGATAATTagatatttaactttttttttttaataaatagaaaCAGTATTTCAGGACCTTTTATCCTGAGTGGGCTTCAGCGGCTAGGGGAATCAAACTTGCAACTTTCCTGTTACCGGACATTCTGTGACCATCTGTAATCTACCTCTACCTAATCGTTTAATCAGCTGGTGGTATGGATGCAGCCCTCTGGTTTGTTGCAGAAATGTTCCCCATTGTCATTTCTGTTGGAGATGGTGCCTGCACCGCCGTGGCAACAAGGGTGAGGAGGATGGGTGGTGTtaatgatgtgtgtatgtgtgagggtTTGGGGGATATGTGGTACTCTCCTCTTCCTTGTGCCTTTGAGCAATGCAGCAAAATGGTCAGtagctgtgtttttgtggatgtgagggaggatgaggaagagctTGTCTGCCCGGCAAAGCTCCCTcacatgaataaatgttttgagAAACTCTGCTCAGAGAGGATTTGGGCCAGTAGAACTAGGTCGCACTGCTTACTGACTCATATTACTAATGTatacacagcagagcagagcatgTTAATTAGTCTGTAGCATTCGATTGTTAGGGGAAATAAAATCCTTACTTAAGCACTTTAACACGCTTAAAAATAGCTGTCAGGTGGATGTGTTTCCTTTTCCTGTGGATAACCTGCCAATCAGACAAGATGATGTCACATCCAAATATTTCCTGCTGCGACAATCGAGTCCGATTACAGAAAATTTCAGCGATCTGAACCTGTATCCACACTTAGGAATCCAAACTGGAGATAATTTACTTGATTTAGATTATTAGTTCATTATTGCTGGGTTTGTTTCTTGCTAAGAAAAACTCTTCTGGGTTATTTTCAACATAGTTCTTGAAATCTGGTCTCGGGCCCAGACAAGTCCACTGTAAAAAGACCAGATTGTTTTCATAGCACTATAAAACTCTACCATTATTTGCTTGATTAGATTTGGAGACCCCACACACCCATTCGCAGGACGATTGAACCTGCTTGTTTGGTGTGTGCCAAACAAGTTTGCTTTCAACAAGCTTTCACAGTTCACACTACAGGATTAAATGCACCAGACTCTCAGTGTAAACAGACTTGGGTCCCTCCAATTGTAGCAACaccataaaataacaacagtaaaCGTCAGTCTCTCCTAATCAAAGACCTAGGCCTTTTGTCTAGTGCTGCCAATTTGCTCCAACAT includes:
- the tnfsf13b gene encoding tumor necrosis factor ligand superfamily member 13B, which translates into the protein MGPAMALLAGVEPGTGQRPGEGRLSWPVFLLTLAAVTSSSLSVLSLYQLLALRGEVEMLKSDISRRREERQEPRHGGQTLAQMTNKRNIPEILGRLVSQPSRPPTRKKRQTTEEDKSFSQPCLHMLANTSRKTFQKDYDSELHTGIPWMAGLIRGSALEVVGDTMVVVEEGYFFVYSQVYYYKDSTFAMGHVVIRRKRNVVGDEPQQVVLFRCVQNMNPVYPFNTCYTGGIVKLEAGDHLELLIPRSTANVSLYGDSTFLGAFKLA